One Myxococcota bacterium genomic window carries:
- a CDS encoding acyl-CoA dehydrogenase family protein — protein sequence MDEHEALRAELREWIRSNHPGDPGWKLPQSALEVAEDRQFDWLRDWQRRLYDAGWVGAEWPSEFGGGGRPRGTQRVIDQELARGRAPFLLNLVGLSWAGPVILRYGTESQKKRLIRPLLRCDEIWCQGFSEPGAGSDLASLRTRATRAGADWAIEGHKVWTTLGRYADWCILLARTDDAGAKHAGISYFLAPMKLPGVEVQPLVKMTGEGGFNQVIWSGARIPGDSLLGREGQGWEIAMATLSFERGASEGSAGGQGGGAEQVAALVRLLRGLERDGGAVLSDPVVRDRLSAFWIDETALRANAARARVPALVSDRPEALPLMSKLASSEQGQALSDFACELLGGDAGLWIGDPHVPANAEWQRSYLNSFAMTIAGGTSEILRNILGERALGLPKTR from the coding sequence GTGGACGAACACGAGGCCCTGCGCGCCGAGCTGCGCGAGTGGATCCGCAGCAACCACCCCGGCGACCCGGGCTGGAAGCTGCCCCAGAGCGCCCTCGAGGTGGCCGAGGACCGCCAGTTCGACTGGCTGCGCGACTGGCAGCGGCGCCTGTACGACGCGGGCTGGGTGGGCGCGGAGTGGCCGAGTGAGTTCGGCGGCGGCGGCCGGCCGCGCGGCACGCAACGGGTGATCGACCAGGAGCTCGCGCGCGGGCGCGCGCCGTTCCTGCTCAACCTGGTGGGCCTGTCGTGGGCCGGGCCGGTCATCCTGCGCTACGGCACGGAGTCACAGAAGAAGCGACTGATCCGGCCGCTCCTGCGCTGCGACGAGATCTGGTGCCAGGGCTTCAGCGAGCCGGGCGCGGGCAGCGACCTGGCGTCGCTGCGCACGCGGGCGACGCGCGCAGGCGCCGACTGGGCGATCGAAGGTCACAAGGTCTGGACCACGCTGGGCCGCTACGCCGATTGGTGCATCCTGCTCGCGCGCACCGACGATGCGGGCGCGAAGCACGCCGGCATCTCGTACTTCCTCGCGCCGATGAAGCTGCCCGGGGTCGAGGTGCAGCCGCTGGTCAAGATGACCGGCGAGGGCGGCTTCAACCAGGTGATCTGGAGCGGCGCGCGCATCCCGGGCGACTCACTCTTGGGCCGCGAGGGCCAGGGCTGGGAGATCGCCATGGCCACGCTCTCGTTCGAGCGCGGCGCGTCGGAAGGCTCGGCCGGCGGCCAGGGCGGCGGCGCGGAGCAGGTCGCGGCGCTGGTGCGCCTGCTGCGCGGGCTCGAGCGCGACGGCGGCGCCGTGCTGTCCGATCCGGTCGTGCGCGACCGACTCAGCGCGTTCTGGATCGACGAGACGGCGCTGCGCGCGAACGCGGCGCGCGCGCGCGTGCCGGCGCTGGTGAGCGACCGGCCGGAGGCGCTGCCGCTCATGTCGAAGCTCGCGAGCTCCGAGCAGGGGCAGGCGCTGTCCGACTTCGCCTGCGAGCTCTTGGGTGGCGACGCGGGCTTGTGGATCGGTGACCCGCACGTGCCGGCGAACGCCGAGTGGCAGCGCTCGTATCTCAACTCGTTTGCGATGACCATCGCGGGCGGCACGAGCGAGATCCTGCGCAACATCCTGGGCGAGCGCGCGCTCGGCCTGCCGAAGACGCGATGA
- a CDS encoding long-chain-fatty-acid--CoA ligase yields the protein MRLFDHLDWHARERPNHPFAWFAGREISYREARDRSNQIANALLAEGLAPGARVAFLSKNCAEYALFYFGAAKAGVVPVPLNFRLAPAEWSYIVNDAGAELLFARGALAGAIDPVRRELGSVKRCLALDATPPPGWEAYEPWVARAATSAPERFVADSADVYQMYTSGTTGRPKGAILQHRSVTANAAQIGSVTSLGHGDRYLVVAPMYHAAAAVSSFWIVQEGGCLYILEDFVPAEVVRVLSEEGIVAGTLVPAMIQACLVGVPDVAQRRYESLRTIIYGASPIAVETLRRAIEVFGCGFAQGFGMTETTAAATFLLMSDHERALRGKPELLLSCGRALPGTDVIIAGPDDAELPRGEIGEILVRGPQVMRGYWNLEGPSAEALRGGWMHTGDAASMDDEGYVFIQDRLKDMIVSGGENVYPREVEDVLFKHPAVADAAVIGVPDAQWGEVVKAIVVLRKGAQATEAELIDHARQSLASYKRPRSVDFIAELPRNPSGKVLKKDLREPYWKGHARRVS from the coding sequence ATGCGACTCTTCGACCACCTCGACTGGCACGCGCGCGAGCGCCCGAACCACCCGTTCGCCTGGTTTGCCGGGCGTGAGATCAGCTACCGCGAGGCGCGCGACCGCTCGAACCAGATCGCGAATGCGCTGCTCGCCGAGGGCCTGGCTCCGGGCGCGCGCGTCGCGTTCCTGTCCAAGAACTGCGCCGAGTACGCGCTGTTCTACTTCGGGGCCGCGAAGGCCGGCGTCGTGCCGGTGCCGCTGAACTTCCGGCTCGCGCCCGCGGAGTGGAGTTACATCGTGAACGACGCGGGCGCCGAGCTCCTGTTCGCGCGCGGCGCGCTGGCCGGCGCGATCGACCCGGTGCGGCGCGAGCTCGGCTCGGTCAAGCGCTGCCTGGCGCTCGACGCCACGCCGCCCCCGGGCTGGGAGGCGTACGAGCCCTGGGTGGCGCGCGCCGCCACGAGCGCGCCCGAGCGCTTCGTGGCCGACTCCGCCGACGTGTACCAGATGTACACCAGCGGCACGACCGGCCGGCCCAAGGGCGCGATCCTGCAACACCGCTCGGTGACGGCCAACGCGGCGCAGATCGGCTCGGTCACCTCGCTCGGTCACGGCGACCGCTATCTGGTCGTCGCGCCGATGTACCACGCTGCGGCCGCGGTCTCCTCGTTCTGGATCGTGCAGGAGGGCGGCTGCCTGTACATCCTCGAGGACTTCGTCCCCGCCGAGGTCGTGCGCGTGCTCTCCGAGGAGGGGATCGTCGCGGGCACGCTCGTCCCGGCCATGATCCAGGCGTGTCTGGTCGGCGTGCCCGACGTCGCGCAGCGCCGCTACGAGTCACTGCGCACCATCATCTACGGCGCGTCGCCGATCGCGGTCGAGACACTGCGCCGCGCGATCGAGGTGTTCGGCTGCGGCTTCGCGCAGGGCTTCGGCATGACCGAGACGACCGCGGCCGCCACCTTCCTCTTGATGAGTGATCACGAGCGCGCGCTGCGCGGCAAGCCGGAGCTCCTGCTCTCGTGCGGACGCGCGCTGCCCGGCACCGACGTGATCATCGCCGGGCCCGACGACGCGGAGCTGCCGCGCGGCGAGATCGGCGAGATCCTCGTGCGCGGCCCGCAGGTCATGCGCGGCTACTGGAACCTCGAAGGCCCGAGCGCCGAGGCGCTGCGCGGCGGCTGGATGCACACCGGCGACGCCGCGAGCATGGACGACGAAGGCTACGTGTTCATCCAGGACCGGCTGAAGGACATGATCGTCTCGGGCGGCGAGAACGTGTATCCGCGCGAGGTCGAAGACGTGCTGTTCAAACACCCGGCCGTGGCCGATGCCGCGGTGATCGGCGTGCCCGACGCGCAGTGGGGCGAGGTCGTGAAGGCGATCGTGGTGCTGCGCAAGGGCGCGCAGGCGACCGAGGCGGAGCTGATCGACCACGCGCGCCAGTCACTCGCGAGCTACAAGCGCCCGCGCTCGGTCGACTTCATCGCCGAGCTGCCGCGCAACCCCAGCGGCAAGGTGCTGAAGAAGGACCTGCGCGAGCCGTACTGGAAGGGTCACGCGCGCCGCGTCAGCTGA
- a CDS encoding SDR family NAD(P)-dependent oxidoreductase, with translation MAGKLSGKVALVTGAASGIGRASALELGRLGARVTCADLNAEGAESAAKEITKGGGEAVGLRLDVTDPADNQRAVDATLKRFGSLDLAHLNAGIAATSNVLDTTLDEWSRTIAVNLSGVFYGLQASARAMRDGRKGGSIVITSSDAGLRGGGGMGSYCASKHGVLGLMKCAVGDLSQHKIRVNAICPGVIDTPILGPLHKNKVFTEGPLAAAHPLGRVGQPEEIGRVVAFLLSDDASFVTGVALSIDGGLNAVFGAFGNQGDNVLEKING, from the coding sequence ATGGCTGGCAAGCTTTCGGGCAAGGTCGCGCTCGTGACGGGCGCCGCTTCGGGGATCGGTCGGGCGAGCGCTCTGGAGCTGGGGCGGCTGGGCGCGCGAGTCACCTGCGCGGACTTGAACGCGGAAGGCGCGGAGTCCGCCGCAAAGGAGATCACCAAGGGCGGCGGCGAGGCCGTCGGCCTCCGGCTCGACGTGACCGACCCCGCCGACAACCAGCGCGCGGTCGACGCCACGCTGAAACGCTTCGGCTCGCTCGACCTCGCGCACCTGAACGCCGGCATCGCGGCCACCTCGAACGTGCTCGACACCACGCTCGACGAGTGGAGCCGCACGATCGCCGTGAACCTCTCGGGCGTGTTCTACGGCCTCCAGGCCAGCGCGCGCGCCATGCGCGACGGCCGCAAAGGCGGCTCGATCGTGATCACCTCCTCCGACGCGGGCCTGCGCGGCGGCGGCGGCATGGGCAGCTACTGCGCGTCGAAGCACGGCGTGCTCGGACTCATGAAGTGCGCGGTCGGCGACCTGTCACAGCACAAGATCCGCGTGAACGCGATCTGCCCGGGCGTGATCGACACGCCGATCCTCGGCCCCCTGCACAAGAACAAGGTGTTCACCGAGGGCCCGCTCGCGGCGGCGCACCCGCTGGGCCGCGTGGGTCAGCCGGAGGAGATCGGCCGCGTGGTCGCATTCCTGCTCTCCGACGACGCGTCGTTCGTCACCGGCGTGGCGCTCTCGATCGACGGCGGGCTGAACGCCGTGTTCGGCGCGTTCGGGAACCAGGGCGACAACGTGCTGGAGAAGATCAACGGCTGA